The Cloacibacterium caeni region AAGTAAAAAGATTGATAATTGAAATTTCAGTTATCATTTTTTTTGCAATTTTCATAACTAAAATCATTACAATATGATTTATCTAAACGGACAAAAAACACAGGAAATAGTACTTCAGAATAATGCATTTTTAAATGGAGATACCGTAAAAGTTCATTTTTTTGTTAAGAATCATCAGCTAATTATGGCAGAAGAATGCTACTTTTTTTTGATGGCTTCTATGCGAAAAATGAGAATGAATATTCCGCTTTCTTTTACCCTTGAATTTTTCACAGAAACCTTTAATAAAGCCATTTCTGAAAATAATTTAGAAAAGGGAGTGATTACTTTTATGGCGTTTAGAAACAGAGAAGAAGTGCTTTCTTCTAGAACGCCAGTGCAATATTATTTTGAGTTGAATCCTCATGTAAATGTACTGTCTATCCATAAAAATATTGAAATAGATTTGCTTAAAGAAATTTCAGTAAATACCAATATTTTGAG contains the following coding sequences:
- a CDS encoding aminotransferase class IV, producing MIYLNGQKTQEIVLQNNAFLNGDTVKVHFFVKNHQLIMAEECYFFLMASMRKMRMNIPLSFTLEFFTETFNKAISENNLEKGVITFMAFRNREEVLSSRTPVQYYFELNPHVNVLSIHKNIEIDLLKEISVNTNILSNIRTHSPENIYAEIYAAENDLDDVILLNPDKRVARTISGNLLLLEENTIKIP